The nucleotide sequence CATAGAACCGCCCAACGAATGGGACGACCAGTTCGCCTTCCAAGAATACTTGGGTGAGTTGAAGACGGCGTTGATTTTGCAGGCGTGGATTGAAGAAACCACTGAGGACGAACTCATGGACAAGTACCGCGTGCAACCCGGAGATTTGTACCGCATCATCGAAAACGGCAAATGGCTACTACACGCAACCCAAGAACTCGCATCGCTACTGGGACAAAAAACGCTGTTGCCAATGCTCTTTGAATTAAACGAGCGCGTCGCTAAAGGAATCAAAAAAGAACTGCTGCCTATCGTGAAGCTCGACGGCGTAGGGCGCACCCGCGGACGCGTACTCTACGATGCAGGCTACAAAACAGTAGAAGACCTAAAACACGTCGACCTCGACAACCTCACCTACCTGCCCACGATTGGACCGCGCCTAGCCAAGAAAATCAAGGAGCAAGTGGGTGGGCAAGTCAAAAAGGAGAAGTGGGAGCAGCTAAAGAAGGGTGATGAGTGGAGCCAGAAATCGTTGGCGGATTTTTAGTTAGCTTTTGCGAAGGCGTGGGCTTGTTGTACTGCGGTGCCTAGGTAGTTTTTGGGGTTGAGTGCTTGGTCTATTTCGGTTTCGTTGAGTTTGCTGCACACGAAAGCGTCACTGAGCAGGGTTTGCTTGAAGGGCTGCTTGGCGACTTCGCTTTTTATGGTCAGTTGCCGTAGTAGTTCGTGGGCTTCTTGGCGGTTCACGCCCTTGCGGGTCAGAGCCATCATGACAGATTCGGACATGGCGCGTCCCTGTGTGAGGTTGATGTTTTGGAGCATGCGTTTTTCGTCTACGCGCAGGTTTAGCAGGATGCGGTTCATCAAAGAGAGCAGGTAATCGGTTAATATGCAGGCTTGGGGCAACAAGAAACGCTCAGTCGAGGACTGGGTTAAGTCGCGTTCGTGCCATGTGGTTACATCTTCAAGGGCAGGTATGGTTAGGCTTCGGATGATACGGGCTAAGCCACAGATACGTTCGCAGGTTTCGGGGTTGCGTTTGTGGGGCATGGTGGAGCTGCCCACTTGCTTTTTTGCTTCAAACGACTCAAACACCTCAGCAATCTCAGGGCGTTGCAGTTCGCGTATTTCAGTGGCAAAATTATCCAAAGACGACGCCACAACAGCCAAAACCCCGATGAGTTCGGCGTAGCGGTCACGCTGCACAATCTGCGTAGAAATCTCTGCTGCTTGGATGCCGAGTTTTTGCATAACCAACTCTTGAATGCGCGTGGCGTGCTCGCCCAGTCCGGCTTGTGTGCCTACTGCGCCGCTGATTTTTCCTACGATTACGCGTTCGCGGCACTGCTGTAGCCTTTGTATGTTGCGTTCAATCTCGTAGCCCCAAACGGAAAATTTGAAGCCCAACGTGATGGGAAGAGCATGTTGACCATGCGTGCGCCCTGCCATGACGGTTTCTGCGTGCTGGGCAGCTTTTTGCTTGAGGATTTGCTTGAGGTCGACGAGTTTGTTTTCGATGATGTCTGTGGCGTCTTTGAGTTGCAGAGCGTTGGCGGTGTCTACGATGTCGTAGCTGGTTGCGCCTAAGTGTACGTATGCGCCGCTGGAGCCGCACTGCTCTGAAAGCGCGCGAACCAAAGAGGCGAGGTCATGTTTGATTTCTTTCTCGATGGCTTTGATTCGCTCAACCTTAACGTATTGGGTAGTGGCTTTGCGGGCGATTTCCTGCGCGTCCTTCTCGGGGATGTTTCCGACTTTTGCGTGTGCCCAAGCAAGGGCGGCTTCTACGTCGAGGTATTTTTGGATTCGAGTTTCCTCATAAAATACACTAAGCATCTCAGGGGTACCGTAACGACCCGTATCTATAGGTAAAATCGGCAACTACTGTTCCTCGCCTGAAATGTTACGCCGCTTAAAGATTAATGTTTTACCAAAACAATACTCAACAAGAAGACGGAGACCATAGAACGTGAAGGTAACAGTTGCGGTTTTGGATAAAAAAGGCGAGAACGCACCCAAAAAAGCCCTCTTGGCAATAGAAACGTTGGATACGCAAACCAGCAAGCATTTTGGATTAGTGACACCCAAGCAAACCACCGTAGAGCAGGACATAGAAAACCTACGCACGCACAATTTGAAATCACAGGTAGCCATGGCGTTTGCCTCCACCCAACCACCCAAAAAGGGCAGATTCGAAATCCAAAACTATCAAAACGCAGCCTTGGTCTTCGACGCAACCATCTACAAGCAAAACCCGCCCACAAACCCTACAGAACCCTTCAACTCCCAACGCTTCACCAAAGATTTTGTCTCCCAAACCGAAGGCGACTACGCGCTTTTGACGCTTACAGAAAACCAAATCACCGCCGCCAGAGACCCCATCGGGATAGCCCCCCTACACTATGGAGAAACCGAGGACGTTTGTGCGTTAGCGTCTAACCGCAGCGCTTTGTGGAGTTTGGGTGTGGAGGATGTGAGGTCGTTTCCGCCTGGAAATGTTGGAGTTGCCAGCCGTAGCGGGTTTGAGTTTGAAGCGATTAGGACATGGTGTTGTGTTGAGCCTGTGGCGGTGAGTTTGGAGGATGCTTCAGCGATGTTGCAAAGGTTGCTAG is from Candidatus Bathyarchaeota archaeon and encodes:
- the purB gene encoding adenylosuccinate lyase, translating into MPILPIDTGRYGTPEMLSVFYEETRIQKYLDVEAALAWAHAKVGNIPEKDAQEIARKATTQYVKVERIKAIEKEIKHDLASLVRALSEQCGSSGAYVHLGATSYDIVDTANALQLKDATDIIENKLVDLKQILKQKAAQHAETVMAGRTHGQHALPITLGFKFSVWGYEIERNIQRLQQCRERVIVGKISGAVGTQAGLGEHATRIQELVMQKLGIQAAEISTQIVQRDRYAELIGVLAVVASSLDNFATEIRELQRPEIAEVFESFEAKKQVGSSTMPHKRNPETCERICGLARIIRSLTIPALEDVTTWHERDLTQSSTERFLLPQACILTDYLLSLMNRILLNLRVDEKRMLQNINLTQGRAMSESVMMALTRKGVNRQEAHELLRQLTIKSEVAKQPFKQTLLSDAFVCSKLNETEIDQALNPKNYLGTAVQQAHAFAKAN